GGTGTCTTGCAGGGCGCGATTTTCGATGTGCTTGGCGACGACTTGCAAGGTTTTACCGGCCTCTACGCGGGCCGCTTCGTTCACCAGCTCGCCAGCGTCGATTTTCAGGTCGCCGCTGGCCTGCAGTTCGCTGCGTTGTATCTTGCTGCTGTGCTCGGTGAGTGTGCGAGTGTTGTGGTGGCCGTCGAACGCACTGCCAAGCCTGTCGATGCCGCCGGTCACGGTCAGGCCGCCGCCGCTTTCCTGAGTGCGGGTGGAGTCGTCGGTATCGTTGCGCGTGGCGCCCAGGGTCAACTGTTTGCCTTTCAGAGTCAGGTCGCCCGCGCTGGCCTGAACCTTAGAGCCGTTGACCTGCAGATGGGCGCCACTGTCCAGGCCCACCGATGCGCCTTTGAGTTCGCTGGCAACCTGGCGGGTCTCGTCACGTTTGCCGGTTGTGGTGGCGACTTCATAGCCCACGCTGGCTGCGTATTGGCGGGATTCAGGTTTGCCGTCCTGGGCCTCTTGGGTTTGCTTGGCATCGGCCGTGAAGCTGCGATGCTGGGACGAAGTTTGGGTGATGTCCCGCGACTGGGCGCTATCAACCAGCAGGTCGCCCTTGGCCTCGACCTGCAGGTGTTTGCCGGCCTCGACCTTGGCGCCATGAATGCGCATCTCCTTGGCGCTGGTCAGGCGCAGATTAGTGGTGGAAGAGACGTCGCTGATCAGCACCTGCTCTTTGTTCGTCTGGTTCTCATGCTTGTTGCCGAGCAAGCCGAACAGCTTGCTGCTGCCATCGCGCTCGGTGGAGGTGCTGCTGCCATGGTCGGCTTCGATGGCCAGTCGACCTTTTTCGCTGTACAGCACCCCATCGCCCTTGGCCATGACCCGGCTGCCCTTGAGGCTGACCTGGTCGGCAACCACCTGCATGGCGCCGTCGCTGGTGATACTGCTGCCGGCAACGCTATTGCCCTTGCTGTCCTTGCCTTTGCGGTCGCCGAAGAAGGTGCCGGAAACCAGGTCGCCTCGGTAATTGCGCTGGGTACCCTGTTCTTTCAAGGACGTTGTACCCACCTCGACCTGCTTGGCCTTGATGGTCTGTTCGCCGCCGCTATGAAGTGTGCTGCCTTTGACCTTGAAGGTATCGGCAACCTTGATTGTCATGCGCCCGGCATCGAGCGTGCTGGCGCGGGCCGTTTCATCGAGCTGATCCGAGTCATGGTCACCGCGCCACAAGTCCTTGCGATGACGCACCGTTTCCTGGGTGCGCTGGCTGGCGATGCCGGCCTCGATGTCCAGGCTGGCGCCGCTGTTCAGGTCAAGGTCACCTGGGGTGCTGAGGTTGGCCGCCACCATCTTCATGTCCGCCCCCGACTGCAATGCCATCCCGTCGCGGCCGTGCAGCGTTGTGCCATGCTGCTCTTTCTTGGTGGTGGTGCGCTCGCGGTTGTAGGTTTCCCGGGTGACGAACAGGAACTTCTTGCTCCACTTGTCTCGATTGCGCTCGATGGTTTCCTGGGTTTCGGCGTCCAATGTCAGTTTCTTGCCGGCCTTGGCCTCGATGCGCCCTGCGTGCCCGTCGACGGCGCTCAATGTCAGGTCGTCGGCTGCACCGAGTGCCATCGCGCCTTGCTCACTGCGCAGCTTGGCAGGCGTGCTGGCCCCGCCTTTTACCTGCAAGCTACCCGCTGAGCGAATGTCGATGCCTTCGCGGCCTTCGACCTCCACTGCTCCCACCCGTACCCCCGCACCTTCGGCGGTACTGACCACGCGGATGCGCCCGGCACGCATGGCGCCGAACAGGCTGGCGTCGATGGTGGAGGGCAGCGCGGGCAGGTGCTCGACGCTTTGGCCGCTGCCGTGGTCGATTCGGTTGCGGCCTACGGTGATGTTGAGATCATGCTTGGCCTGAAGCAGCCCTGTGCTGTCCAGGCGTGGGGCAATCAGGTCGAGGGCGCCTTCGCGGTTGCTCTGGCCTCCTTTGAGCACGTTCAAGCTACCGCTGGCATTGAGTGTGTCGAGGTACTTGAGTCGCTGCTCCTGCAGCTCTGGCGTGCCGACCACGAACCCGGCCCGGGTGGTGTTGATGAAACTGCCGCCGTTGAGGGTGATGCCATTCGGGTTGGCCAGAATGTAGTCGGCCGGTCGTCCGAAGATTTCCTGCGGCCCTTCGATCAGCGATGCGTTGCGGCTGACCACCTCGTTGAGGATGGTGGAGGCCGCCTGGCCCTGGAACTGCGGGTTGGAGGCCAGGGCGCCGGCCAATTGAGATTGGCCGGCTTGCAGGGCGTTATTGAGCACCACGCCGGGTTTACCCACGTTGTAGTCCAGGAACTGGTTGTGTGACAGACCAGTGGCGTTGGGGGCGACGATGTCGATGACCGGTACGCCGTGGCCACCGTTGATGACCGGTGTGCCGCCAGGGCCCGTTGTCGCTTGCAGGCCGCCTTGGGCCAGAGCGCTGCCGGGGCCCAGCAGGGCGAGGAAGATGGCCCAGCGCAAGGTGTCGGGACGGGGTGACTTCAACTGCGAGAGTGCTTGCATGGTCTCGTTCTCTTTTTTGTGGGTGAATCAGATGTTCAGGGACCACTCCACTACCCAGAAGCCTCGTTCCATTCGGGAACGGGGCAGGTTGCTGGCGTAGAGGGCGTGTTGGTAGTCCAGGCGCAGGCGGCTGTTCGGCAGGCTCAGTTCCAGGCCTGCCGCTGCGCCCGCCAAGCGGTGCGAGGGTGCGTCATGGGCAAGCTGCACCCAGCCAAGGTCCAGGCCGAGGTGCGGGCGTACTTGCACAGGCCCGGTCCAGTCCATGGGTAGGGCCTGGCTGAAGGTGTTGCGCCACAAGGCCGCGTTGGCGCCAGCGAAGGTGGCCTGGCGAAATCCGCGCACGGCCGAGTCATCGTTGAGCAGGAGTTGTTCGACGGCGGGTAGTACGTTGTCGCTGAACTGCAGGGCCAACTCGCTTTGCCAGCGCCATGGCCACTGAGCGGGGCCTTGGCGCAGATGAAACAGGTGGGCGCGGTACTTGCGAAAATCTGGGCTGGGGGCGTCGGCGCGCAGTGCCGATCGGTCTGCGCCGAACCAGTCGACACCTTGGGTCATGCCCAGGTAGGCATTCCACAGGCCGCGGTCGAGCCAGAGCAGGTTGACGCCGGCTTCGACCGTCGAGAGGGTAGGGCTCTGAATGGCCAGCACCGAGTTGTTGCTGCGGTTGATCAGCTGTTTGCGGTTCAGCCGGCCACTGACACTGAACATGCCACGCTGGTTGCGCCATAGCGTGCGCTCGACGTTCAGCCCTTGATAGCTGCTGCTGCCACTGGTGGTGTGCGGGCTCTGGGGAATGGGCGCGTCATAGCGCATTTCGCTGGCGTTGAGCGCAAAGGTCCATGGACCGTAGGGGATGCTGTAATGAAGGTTCACTCCTTGGCTCTGGCCTGGTGCATCGAAAACGCTCGAGACCACAGACAGTCGCAGGTCGTCATTCAGGCCCAGTGGGCTGTCCAGGCCTAGGCCGACAGTCAGTCGATGACGACCGGTAAGCTCGCTGCCGCGGTTGTCGAAGTGGCTGTCCAGGTGCCAGCGCGACGCCAGCTCGTGAGGCACAACCTGCACGCGGGTGCCACCTGGCATCTGGCCGGGCAGCAGGTCGATACCCATTGCATAGGCGCGCAAGCGGTTGAGTTGATCCAGCCCTTGTTCCAGATCGGGAAGGTACAGGGGGTGCCCCAGCATTCCGGGAAATGCGCCGCGCAGGGACAGCGGCAGTTCGGCTCCGACGAACTCGATCGATTCGACGAAGCCTTCGATGATGACGATGTCGAGCGGGGCGCCATCCCTGGGGGCTTGGTGCAGATAGGGGCGACTGGTTGGGAAGCCGGCTTCTACATAGCGCTGCGTTATGGCCTTGAGCAGTCGGTTGATGCTGGCAATGTCAATGCATGTGGGCACCAGTGGCCGCACCGTGGCTTCCAGCACCTGCGGCGTCAGCAGTTGGTTGCCGGCCAGCCGCACACCGGAAATCTCCCAGCAACGGCTGTCGATCGGCTCTTGGGGCGAGGTGTCTTTGGGGGTGGCAGGTATTGAGGGCCGCTGCCAGCGCTGCAGACGCTGCTGTTGTTCCAGCTGTCGCAGTGACTGTTGCTGATCACGCAGTTGCTGGCTGGCAGGGTCGTCGGCCAGAGCCTGAGCCACGGTCAGCAGGCCGGCGATCAGCCAGGGGTAGCGTAGGGCGAAGAAATGGCGTGATGGGTACAGCATGGAAGAACCCCGCAAGGTCGGTACCGTTCAGGTACCGGTATGCGGAAATTCTAAAAATGCAGCGAAGTGCTTGGATGCGATCCCGTGCCTAGGCGGGTGTAGGGCCTGCATGGAGATATCGTGCGAAACCTCCTACAGCCCAAGTTGAAATGTAGGACCTCAGGGGCGGATCTCGATCAGCGTGCCGTCCCTGACCAGCTCCCAGACCTCGCGCATGTCGTTGTTGCGCATGGCGATGCAGCCGTCGGTCCAGTCCAGGGTGTGGAAGTACCACTCAGGGTACTCATCGTTGATCGGCGTGCCATGGATCATGATCATGCTGCCGGCGCTGATGCCTTCGCGGGTGGCGCGGGCAGCGTCGCTGATGTTGGGGTAGGAGATGTGCATGGCCAGGTTGAAACGGTCGCTTTCCTTGCGCCAATCCAGCCAGTAAAGGCCTTCGGGGGTCTTCTTGTCACCCTCGCGCTCCTTGGCGCCCTTGGGCTGCTTGCCCAGGGAAATCCGGTAGGTCTTGAGCGGCTCGCCACGGCTGATCAATTGCAGACGGCGTTGGGACTTGATCACCAGCACCTTGTCGATCAGCGGTTGCATGGCTGCCTGCGAGGCTGAGGGCGCCTGCGCGGGCGGTTGCGGCTTGCGGATGATGACCTCGGTGTAGGCCGCCTGGGACACCGACGTAATGCAAAGGCAGAAAAGGGCGAACAACCAACGCATGAAGCGGTATCCCTGAAAACTTAAGTGGTGGACGTGACGTTCATCGGCGGCAGGTATTCATGGCCAACCGGGAAGGCCTGCCCGATGCGGTCGCGATAATAGCATTCTAGTGTGCGAGTGACGGTGCGGAAAGCCAGCTCGTCCCATGGGATCTCGTGTTCCTCGAAAAGCCGCACCTCCAGGCTCTCGACGCCCACATCGAAGTCGAGGTCGGCCAGTTCGGCGCGGAAGAACACGTGCACCTGGTTGATGTGCGGCAGGTCGAACAGCTGATACAGGCTCATTGTCCCGACCCGGGCGCAGGCCTCTTCGCTGGTTTCGCGACGGGCGGCCTGGTCGAGGGTCTCGCCGTTCTCCATGAAGCCGCCAGGCAATGTCCAGAAACCACGGCGCGGTTCGATGGCGCGGCGACACAGCAGCACCTGGCTGCCCCAGATGGGCAGCACGCCGGCGACGATATTGGGGTTCTGGTAGTGAATGGTCTGGCAATGATCGCAGACATACCGTTGGCGGCTGTCGCCCTCGGGGACCCGCTGAATGACCGGTTGGCCGCACGCGCTGCAGAATTTCATGCTGTTCTTCCCTTGTGATGCGGTTATCTTGGCGCGCCAGGCGGGGTGCCCGCAAGCTTACGGGGCTTGGGTGCTTCGCGGCTTTGGTGCATCATGCAGGCAGGCCTTGGAAACGAGAGTGCGCAATGCTGGACGAGCTTCTTCGCCGAATGAGCAACCATGAACCTGCATCATTGGAAACCGACCGACGGTTTCCGGAGGCGGCGGTGCTTTTGCCCATTACCCGTAGCGAAGACCCCGAACTGGTCCTGACCCTGCGTGCCAAGGGCTTGTCGACCCATGGCGGCGAAGTCGCCTTCCCGGGTGGGCGTCGTGACCCGGAAGACCCTGACCTGGTGTTCACCGCCTTGCGTGAGGCCGAAGAGGAAATCGGCCTGCCGCCAGGGCTGGTGGAGGTGATCGGCCCCCTCAGTCCACTGATCTCCCTGCATGGCCTGAAAGTGACGCCATTCGTCGGCTTAATCCCGGATTACGTCGAATACCGCGCCAATGATGCCGAGATCGCGGCAGTATTCACCGTGCCGCTGGAATTCTTCCGCCAGGACCCACGCGATCATACCCACCGAATCGATTACCAGGGCCGCAGTTGGTACGTGCCCAGCTACCGCTACGGCGAGTACAAGATCTGGGGGTTGTCGGCGATCATGATCGTGGAACTGGTCAACCTGCTGTTCGATGCCGGCATCAGCTTGCACGAGCCCCCCGAGCGTCACATCGAAAACTGAGCGGGGCGCACCCCGCCATCTGCCTTCAGCCATGAGGAGCCAACATGAAATACCGCCTGGGCGACCTGCGGGTCGAGAGCCATCCCACCAGCTGGGCCGCACCCAATGCCACACTGATCGGCAAAGTGCGTCTGCAGGCCCGTGCCAGCGTGTGGTTCGCAGCGGTGTTGCGCGGCGACAACGAGCTGATCGACATTGGCGAAGACAGCAATGTCCAGGACGGCACCGTGATGCACACCGACAAGGGCATACCGCTGACCTTGGGCAGGGGTGTAACCGTGGGGCATAACGCCATGCTGCATGGCTGCACGGTCGGCGATTACAGCCTGGTCGGTATCAATGCGGTGATTCTCAACGGCGCGCGCATCGGCAAGCATTGCATCATCGGCGCCAATGCGTTGATCCCCGAGGGCAAGGAAATTCCCGACGGTTCGTTGGTGATGGGTTCCCCTGGCAAGGTGGTGCGTGAGCTTACCGAGCAGCAGAAACGCATGCTCGAAGCCAGCGCCGCCCACTATGTACACAATGCCGAGCGTTATGCTCGGGAGCTGGTGATCGACGATGAGTGAAGTGGTTGCGACCGAACGCCCGGTCGCCTCGCCCTGTGTGAGCATCTGTGCGCTGGATGAGCAGGATATCTGCACCGGCTGTCAGCGTACGGTGGCGGAAATCGGCCGCTGGGGACGCATGAGCAACGATGAGCGCCGGGTGGTGCTGAAGCTCTGTCATGAGCGGGCGGTGGCTGCCGGCTTGATCATGGGACAGTGATTTCTAGGTAGGCTTTTTCGCGGGTAAACCCGCTCCCACAGGTTCGGTGTTGTTCCAGAGGGTGGTGGCATCCCTGTGGGGGCGGGTTTACCCGCGAAGAAGGCGGCGCTAATCTGTCGGGCTTGCCCTAAGATCCCCCGGTCATGTTCTATCTCATTGCCTACATCAGCAGCGTAGTGCTGA
The sequence above is a segment of the Pseudomonas sp. Teo4 genome. Coding sequences within it:
- a CDS encoding hemagglutinin repeat-containing protein, with amino-acid sequence MQALSQLKSPRPDTLRWAIFLALLGPGSALAQGGLQATTGPGGTPVINGGHGVPVIDIVAPNATGLSHNQFLDYNVGKPGVVLNNALQAGQSQLAGALASNPQFQGQAASTILNEVVSRNASLIEGPQEIFGRPADYILANPNGITLNGGSFINTTRAGFVVGTPELQEQRLKYLDTLNASGSLNVLKGGQSNREGALDLIAPRLDSTGLLQAKHDLNITVGRNRIDHGSGQSVEHLPALPSTIDASLFGAMRAGRIRVVSTAEGAGVRVGAVEVEGREGIDIRSAGSLQVKGGASTPAKLRSEQGAMALGAADDLTLSAVDGHAGRIEAKAGKKLTLDAETQETIERNRDKWSKKFLFVTRETYNRERTTTKKEQHGTTLHGRDGMALQSGADMKMVAANLSTPGDLDLNSGASLDIEAGIASQRTQETVRHRKDLWRGDHDSDQLDETARASTLDAGRMTIKVADTFKVKGSTLHSGGEQTIKAKQVEVGTTSLKEQGTQRNYRGDLVSGTFFGDRKGKDSKGNSVAGSSITSDGAMQVVADQVSLKGSRVMAKGDGVLYSEKGRLAIEADHGSSTSTERDGSSKLFGLLGNKHENQTNKEQVLISDVSSTTNLRLTSAKEMRIHGAKVEAGKHLQVEAKGDLLVDSAQSRDITQTSSQHRSFTADAKQTQEAQDGKPESRQYAASVGYEVATTTGKRDETRQVASELKGASVGLDSGAHLQVNGSKVQASAGDLTLKGKQLTLGATRNDTDDSTRTQESGGGLTVTGGIDRLGSAFDGHHNTRTLTEHSSKIQRSELQASGDLKIDAGELVNEAARVEAGKTLQVVAKHIENRALQDTEQHEENIDNWRGSLGASVEYRDLTRPIERLVLGEEAQRFQQASPEDAMAAPSVGADLTLEHIKRLENQRRGYAQVSELSGSAVTTKADIIQDQGTAWRANAGTLQIDADQHHLRAAENTQQTTVQRLTYGGDLRVDSTTGSDLNVRASGKGGSLDKLDIANTAVPGSLYGQQGIQVQLGSDGLYEGTRIGGGEGNVVIQSGGALALTQATDHGKQSSRQLDGNAWAKGGNRPDSVGGEARGYLDHAQKNSEQTKAQVAQIDAKGDVRLVSKGDLLLEGTRIGERTARVGNTHLESGGRLHVKAASDKQKSNGANLGGGMELAAKSGATQSGTLGGHFSKGKVDENASQAVDAQITSAGKVTVASNAREDIAVHLQGLQVSAEQIELNASNGGLLVEASKNIERRNNLDITAGAGFNLAQGATNTRGLHGRVKVDLDKRDNQTWNANTLRAGQISLESLGDTRVEGVSLEAGRITGTIGGDLKVASLKDSVDTLTVKADARLSHEKNPQGYTNAASSLAGPLGGDVAKKAGPALSKVEPGFSPTFNLDLTHAQRDNVAQQTTFKGSEGIELNVAGDAQLLGARLQSAKGDVALRAQAVTHETLSGSDYRREVSIDASNSPVDLGTAVAQMTKGKGAADGENALDLGLLRTSGHNRNQEWGASVQGKRD
- a CDS encoding ShlB/FhaC/HecB family hemolysin secretion/activation protein, whose amino-acid sequence is MLYPSRHFFALRYPWLIAGLLTVAQALADDPASQQLRDQQQSLRQLEQQQRLQRWQRPSIPATPKDTSPQEPIDSRCWEISGVRLAGNQLLTPQVLEATVRPLVPTCIDIASINRLLKAITQRYVEAGFPTSRPYLHQAPRDGAPLDIVIIEGFVESIEFVGAELPLSLRGAFPGMLGHPLYLPDLEQGLDQLNRLRAYAMGIDLLPGQMPGGTRVQVVPHELASRWHLDSHFDNRGSELTGRHRLTVGLGLDSPLGLNDDLRLSVVSSVFDAPGQSQGVNLHYSIPYGPWTFALNASEMRYDAPIPQSPHTTSGSSSYQGLNVERTLWRNQRGMFSVSGRLNRKQLINRSNNSVLAIQSPTLSTVEAGVNLLWLDRGLWNAYLGMTQGVDWFGADRSALRADAPSPDFRKYRAHLFHLRQGPAQWPWRWQSELALQFSDNVLPAVEQLLLNDDSAVRGFRQATFAGANAALWRNTFSQALPMDWTGPVQVRPHLGLDLGWVQLAHDAPSHRLAGAAAGLELSLPNSRLRLDYQHALYASNLPRSRMERGFWVVEWSLNI
- a CDS encoding L,D-transpeptidase family protein, with product MRWLFALFCLCITSVSQAAYTEVIIRKPQPPAQAPSASQAAMQPLIDKVLVIKSQRRLQLISRGEPLKTYRISLGKQPKGAKEREGDKKTPEGLYWLDWRKESDRFNLAMHISYPNISDAARATREGISAGSMIMIHGTPINDEYPEWYFHTLDWTDGCIAMRNNDMREVWELVRDGTLIEIRP
- a CDS encoding NUDIX hydrolase, whose protein sequence is MKFCSACGQPVIQRVPEGDSRQRYVCDHCQTIHYQNPNIVAGVLPIWGSQVLLCRRAIEPRRGFWTLPGGFMENGETLDQAARRETSEEACARVGTMSLYQLFDLPHINQVHVFFRAELADLDFDVGVESLEVRLFEEHEIPWDELAFRTVTRTLECYYRDRIGQAFPVGHEYLPPMNVTSTT
- a CDS encoding CoA pyrophosphatase encodes the protein MLDELLRRMSNHEPASLETDRRFPEAAVLLPITRSEDPELVLTLRAKGLSTHGGEVAFPGGRRDPEDPDLVFTALREAEEEIGLPPGLVEVIGPLSPLISLHGLKVTPFVGLIPDYVEYRANDAEIAAVFTVPLEFFRQDPRDHTHRIDYQGRSWYVPSYRYGEYKIWGLSAIMIVELVNLLFDAGISLHEPPERHIEN
- a CDS encoding gamma carbonic anhydrase family protein yields the protein MKYRLGDLRVESHPTSWAAPNATLIGKVRLQARASVWFAAVLRGDNELIDIGEDSNVQDGTVMHTDKGIPLTLGRGVTVGHNAMLHGCTVGDYSLVGINAVILNGARIGKHCIIGANALIPEGKEIPDGSLVMGSPGKVVRELTEQQKRMLEASAAHYVHNAERYARELVIDDE
- a CDS encoding DUF1289 domain-containing protein; its protein translation is MSEVVATERPVASPCVSICALDEQDICTGCQRTVAEIGRWGRMSNDERRVVLKLCHERAVAAGLIMGQ